A single window of Eucalyptus grandis isolate ANBG69807.140 chromosome 1, ASM1654582v1, whole genome shotgun sequence DNA harbors:
- the LOC104418372 gene encoding uncharacterized protein LOC104418372, which translates to MASQKEMFNAKWTEPLTNLFVSLLVEEVQKEIAQLLLLTKQGGTTYEREFTKRSGYQYNLLRLKNKVNKPRRQYGSFKKLISQSGFGWDNVNNKVVVNNPSIWESHIMTNNGWAKFKKDGFPQYPQPCIVFGDTYATGDHAIGNIQDLTVSDEGDGGGNAISDPEDLSEHPIDDDVFTSDHTSTPIHNQHRLDRTPNVKRRRNSSSFSMADTCKAIHDMLKARSSQSESGSIGSQVTPPL; encoded by the exons ATGGCATCCCAGAAAGAGATGTTCAATGCAAAATGGACCGAGCCTTTAACCAACTTGTTTGTAAGTTTGTTGGTAGAGGAGGTACAAAAGGAAATCGCACAACTTCTACTTTTAACAAAGCAGGGTGGAACAACATACGAGCGGGAATTCACTAAACGGTCGGGATACCAATATAACCTATTGCGGTTGAAGAATAAGGTGAACAAACCGAGAAGACAGTATGGTAGTTTTAAGAAGCTCATTTCACAATCTGGTTTTGGCTGGGATAATGTGAATAACAAAGTTGTTGTCAACAATCCGAGTATTTGGGAGTCTCACATCATG ACCAATAATGGGTGGGCAAAATTCAAGAAGGATGGATTTCCTCAATATCCCCAACCGTGCATTGTAtttggtgatacatatgctactggAGATCATGCCATAGGAAATATCCAAGATTTGACGGTGTCAGATGAAGGTGATGGTGGTGGCAATGCAATCAGTGATCCAGAAGACTTAAGTGAACATCCCATTGATGATGACGTTTTTACATCCGACCATACTTCAACTCCCATTCATAACCAGCACAGGTTGGATAGGACTCCAAATGTCAAGAGGAGAAGAAATAGTAGCTCATTTAGTATGGCAGACACATGCAAAGCTATACATGACATGCTCAAAGCTAGGTCAAGTCAATCTGAGAGTGGATCTATTGGCTCACAAGTGACACCACCACTGTGA